GTTTCCAGCGACCAAACAAGGCAAGAAAGACAGGTCGAGCCCCGTCGCCATCCCCCGCATTATAGCTTTTTAGTCGGCAGCGAACATggcagaggagaagaagaagaagaagaagaagaaacacaagCACGATGACCAGAAGAATGATCAGCAAAAGCCTGCGTCGGACGCTCACTTCAAGCCGAGCGCCGACGTCAAGGGCATCCGCTTCGGCGCCCAATTCGTGGTCAAGTCCTTCACCGTCCGGCAGGCGGCGCCGCTCGAGCTGCTGCGGCTTCTGGACATCCCGCCTTCCTGCCTCAGCCAACGCCAGAGCCTTCCCTTCCTTTCCACCACCACGTACCTGCCCACCAACTTCACCATCCTGGCCCATCATGCATGGCACACGCTCACCCTCGGCCTGGGCACCAACAAGTCCAAGGTGGTGATCTTCGTGTTCGAGTCGGAGAGCATGAAGCTGGCGGTGGACCAGCTGTGGCCGCGCATGATCCCGCTGGGGGACGTCAACAAGAAGCTCATCCGGGGGCTCTCCGGCTGCGAGATGTCGAGGTTCAAGTTCCGGAAAGGGTGCCTGACGTTCTACGTGTACGCCCTGCGGCGGCTGGGAGCTACCGGCTTCTCGTGCGCCGATGACCTAAGAAGAATTCTCGAGGCGGTCGTGGCCCTCAAGGATTTCTTGGACCACACCGCCATGCTCGCCCTGCCCACCCAGCGAAGCATCACCTTCCCCAATCCACCTGCAATGGCACGCTGAGATCTGTTCCTTCTTTATTCCATGTCTTTCGATTCTTTGATGGCAACATAGTTTTTGCTCCTCCCTTCTTTGTTCCGTCGACAATGGAATTAATCTGAACATGTTGAGATCATCTAATTCTTTCTAACACAACCCTTTTTCTCGATCTTGACTGTACAAAAAGTTCTTGTTTCATCCATCGTGCTTCTGAGGGAAACCGGAACCGTGTGTGTCTCTCTCGAAGGCAGACGGACAGATCCATCAACTGCATCGTCGAGTTATATCCGCATGCTTTCATGTTCGACTCCTTCCCCGGTGCTTTCACCAAGGGAAGAAGAAGCTGATCATGACCACCGGAGGTGGTGGGTTGGATGGATGATGACAGGTGGTGGTGGCCTttttctttttcgcaaagagaggaAGGAAAGGGCCCCCACAAGTCTCGCTCTTCCTCTTCTTTAAGCTCGATCTGCTCATCGCATCTTTGTTCGATGGCAAATGGACCCATCCTTGGCCTCCTTCGCAGTGCCTTCTTCATCATTACCCCACCACACTTGATGCAGAAGCCTCAGCTTTGGTGCTGCCACCTTATGCGTGCAAGTGACAGGATTAGTGAGGTTGTATAATGTACCTAAAAATAGCTAAAATAATCTCATTTAGCAGATAACTTTGCTGCATGTTGTTCCAGCCAAGAGAGCAGCTTCATCAGTTGCACAAGGAAGTCTAATTATTTATGGTAGCTGGAAATTAATAGATGTATCATGACAAGCACATCTCTTTTGCCATCCAATTGATTGAGTGGTGTCTCAGACCAAGAACAAATCAGCTGTTGATCTTGAATAAGCCCTGCTCATGTTTGTGGCAAGCATGTTTCATCATGTTGATAGCAGACAGTCAAATATTTCAATTTAGAACTTTGGGTGATGGAG
This genomic stretch from Musa acuminata AAA Group cultivar baxijiao chromosome BXJ3-9, Cavendish_Baxijiao_AAA, whole genome shotgun sequence harbors:
- the LOC103996841 gene encoding uncharacterized protein LOC103996841, giving the protein MAEEKKKKKKKKHKHDDQKNDQQKPASDAHFKPSADVKGIRFGAQFVVKSFTVRQAAPLELLRLLDIPPSCLSQRQSLPFLSTTTYLPTNFTILAHHAWHTLTLGLGTNKSKVVIFVFESESMKLAVDQLWPRMIPLGDVNKKLIRGLSGCEMSRFKFRKGCLTFYVYALRRLGATGFSCADDLRRILEAVVALKDFLDHTAMLALPTQRSITFPNPPAMAR